One Oryza glaberrima chromosome 10, OglaRS2, whole genome shotgun sequence DNA segment encodes these proteins:
- the LOC127753236 gene encoding BTB/POZ and MATH domain-containing protein 1-like yields the protein MSPAARRGNPSRSASAIVADTATGYDLLKVDGYSLTKATPTGSSLTSTQFTVGGHRWRIKYYPNGDSADSADYISIYLLLDEKASLDLKVEAKYLISFADQVKTQPSMKYRTVRTFHREGSWTWGYGKFIKREDFEKSDHLRDDSFTIRCDILVVHKIHTKETAEILPVETFVSVPPSDMNQQFGDLLETEKGADVVFEVGGQTFAAHRCVLAARSPVFRAELYGLMKEGDTAGVVRIEEMEAQVFKVLLRFLYTDSLPEMKEEEDVMCQHLLVAADRYNLERLKLICEEKLCKYISVGTVSNILALADQHHCDGLKKACFNFLGSPANLSAVVAGDGFKHLSKICPSLMEELVVVLALPGSS from the coding sequence AtgtcccccgccgcccgccgcggcaaTCCGTCCAGGTCCGCCTCCGCCATCGTGGCCGACACGGCCACCGGGTACGACCTCCTCAAGGTCGACGGCTACTCCCTCACCAAGGCCACCCCCACCGGCTCGTCCCTCACTTCCACCCAGTTCACCGTCGGCGGCCACCGCTGGCGCATCAAATACTACCCCAACGGGGACTCCGCCGACTCCGCAGACTACATATCGATCTACCTCTTGCTAGATGAAAAGGCCAGCTTGGATTTGAAGGTGGAGGCCAAGTACCTGATTAGTTTCGCTGACCAGGTGAAGACGCAACCTTCGATGAAATACAGGACAGTAAGAACTTTTCATCGTGAGGGTTCTTGGACTTGGGGCTATGGGAAGTTCATCAAAAGGGAAGATTTTGAGAAGTCCGACCATCTCAGGGACGACTCTTTCACCATCCGGTGCGACATTCTTGTCGTCCACAAGATCCACACCAAGGAGACGGCGGAGATCTTACCTGTCGAAACATTTGTATCTGTGCCGCCATCCGACATGAACCAGCAGTTCGGCGACCTGCTGGAGACCGAGAAGGGCGCGGATGTGGTGTTTGAGGTCGGCGGCCAGACGTTCGCCGCGCACCGGTGCGTGCTTGCGGCGCGGTCGCCGGTCTTCAGAGCGGAGCTCTACGGCTTGATGAAGGAAGGCGACACTGCTGGAGTCGTGCGCATTGAAGAAATGGAGGCGCAAGTGTTCAAGGTGTTGCTCCGCTTTCTGTACACTGACTCGTTGCCGGAgatgaaggaggaggaagacgtcATGTGCCAGCATCTGCTCGTCGCGGCGGACCGGTACAACCTGGAGAGGCTCAAGCTGATCTGCGAGGAGAAGCTGTGCAAGTACATTAGCGTGGGCACGGTATCTAACATCCTGGCGCTGGCTGATCAGCACCACTGTGACGGGCTGAAGAAAGCGTGCTTCAATTTTCTTGGGTCACCGGCGAACCTGAGTGCTGTCGTCGCCGGTGATGGCTTCAAGCATCTTTCCAAGATTTGCCCCTCTCTTATGGAAGAGCTGGTTGTCGTACTGGCACTTCCAGGTTCCAGCTAG
- the LOC127785878 gene encoding BTB/POZ and MATH domain-containing protein 1-like: MSPAACRGNPSRSASASAVVVDTATGYHLLKIEGYSLTKGIPTSLSLKSSQFTVGGYRWRIDYFSNGDCADSADYISLFLSLDERANKDVKVRASWRFQIGYTGHVDKPPSLATAKVCTTFGVGPDGSWSWGYDRFIRREDFEKSDNLRDDSFTIRCDIAVVRRFRAEETTEILPVETFVSVPPSDMNQQFGDLLETEKGADVVFEVGGETFAAHRCVLAARSPVFRAELYSSMKEGNTAGVVRIEDMEAQVFKLLLRFVYTDSLPEIENDDEDVMCQHLLVAADRYNLERLKLICEEKLCSYISVDAVSNILALADQHHCDGLKKACFHFLASPANLNAVIASDGLKHLSRRFPSLMEELVAMLAPLLSHALVI, from the coding sequence ATGTCCCCTGCCGCCTGCCGCGGCAACCCGTCGcggtccgcctccgcctcggccgtcGTGGTCGACACGGCCACCGGGTACCACCTCCTCAAGATCGAAGGCTACTCGCTCACCAAGGGCATCCCCACCAGCTTGAGCCTCAAATCCAGCCAGTTCACCGTCGGCGGCTACCGCTGGCGCATCGATTACTTCTCCAACGGAGACTGCGCGGACTCCGCCGATTACATATCGCTTTTTCTCTCGCTGGACGAAAGGGCCAACAAGGATGTGAAGGTGCGGGCGAGCTGGAGATTCCAGATTGGTTACACTGGCCATGTGGATAAGCCGCCTTCGTTGGCAACGGCGAAAGTATGCACTACTTTTGGTGTTGGACCTGATGGTTCTTGGTCTTGGGGTTATGACAGGTTTATTAGAAGGGAAGATTTTGAGAAGTCCGACAATCTCAGGGATGACTCTTTCACCATCCGGTGCGACATTGCCGTCGTCCGTCGATTCCGCGCCGAGGAGACGACCGAGATACTCCCTGTCGAAACCTTTGTATCCGTGCCCCCATCCGACATGAACCAGCAGTTCGGCGACCTGCTGGAGACCGAGAAGGGTGCTGACGTGGTGTTtgaggtcggcggcgagacGTTCGCGGCGCACCGGTGCGTGCtcgcggcgcggtcgccggtCTTCAGAGCGGAACTCTACAGCTCGATGAAGGAGGGTAACACTGCTGGAGTCGTGCGCATCGAAGACATGGAGGCGCAGGTGTTCAAGCTGCTGCTCCGCTTTGTGTACACCGACTCGTTGCCGGAGATCGAGAATGATGATGAAGACGTCATGTGCCAGCATCTGCTCGTCGCGGCGGACCGGTACAACCTGGAGAGGCTCAAGTTGATCTGCGAGGAGAAGTTGTGCAGCTACATTAGCGTGGACGCTGTATCGAACATCCTGGCGCTGGCTGATCAGCACCACTGCGACGGGCTGAAGAAAGCATGCTTTCATTTTCTGGCCTCACCGGCAAACCTGAATGCTGTCATCGCCAGTGATGGCCTCAAGCATCTGAGCAGGAGATTCCCCTCACTTATGGAAGAGCTGGTTGCCATGCTGGCGCCTCTGCTGAGTCATGCTTTAGTGATTTAG
- the LOC127785880 gene encoding BTB/POZ and MATH domain-containing protein 2-like gives MQNTPVGECIESRRFTVGGYRWFIEYYPNGKSSSVSNCISVYLVLDDDGVAEPVQAQYQFRLVNQLEKEQLPSIPEVMNYTYFSNSYPSWGRLIRKDVLEQSKFFWDDNFTIRCSVIVAKKLRSKNQESIVVPPYDIRRDFGDLLWTEDGADVTFQVAGELIAGHRCVLAARSSVFKAQILGETKDGSQKADASFILVEDMEPQVFKSLLTFIYTDSLPELEDEEETESDRDEEEDQESEADGVHGEDDDDDDDDDDNGGDEMWSPLLVAADRYDLQRLKLICAKKLCERIDASTVADTLGLAEKHHCRLLKEACFEFLKAPANLKFVLASDGLDHITATCPSVLKELLAKFAS, from the exons ATGCAG AACACCCCCGTTGGCGAGTGCATCGAGTCTCGCCGGTTCACCGTTGGAGGCTACCGGTGGTTCATCGAATACTACCCCAACGGCAAGTCCTCCAGTGTTTCCAACTGCATCTCAGTTTATCtcgtcctcgacgacgacggcgtcgccgaACCTGTTCAGGCGCAGTACCAATTCAGGCTCGTTAACCAACTTGAGAAGGAACAGTTGCCATCCATTCCTGAGGTCATGAATTATACATATTTCTCCAACAGTTACCCTAGTTGGGGTAGATTGATCAGAAAGGACGTTCTTGAGCAATCGAAGTTTTTCTGGGACGATAATTTCACCATCCGTTGCAGTGTGATCGTCGCCAAGAAGCTCAGAAGCAAGAACCAAGAATCGATCGTGGTGCCGCCGTACGACATCCGCCGGGATTTTGGCGATCTCCTCTGGACCGAGGACGGCGCCGACGTGACGTTCCAGGTCGCCGGCGAGTTGATCGCCGGTCACCGGTGCGTGCTCGCCGCCCGGTCCAGCGTCTTCAAGGCACAGATCTTGGGAGAGACGAAGGACGGTAGTCAGAAGGCCGACGCAAGCTTCATACTCGTGGAAGACATGGAGCCACAGGTGTTCAAATCCTTGCTTACTTTCATTTACACTGACTCGTTGCCTGAGTTGGAGGACGAAGAGGAAACTGAATCCGATcgagatgaagaagaagatcagGAGAGTGAAGCAGATGGAGTACACGGagaagatgacgatgacgatgacgatgatgatgacaatGGTGGTGATGAGATGTGGTCACCATTGCTCGTAGCGGCAGATAGGTACGATCTCCAGAGGCTGAAGCTGATATGCGCGAAGAAGCTGTGCGAGCGGATCGATGCGAGCACGGTGGCCGATACTCTTGGGCTCGCTGAGAAGCACCATTGCCGTCTGCTGAAGGAGGCGTGCTTTGAGTTCCTCAAAGCTCCGGCGAATTTGAAGTTTGTACTGGCAAGTGACGGCCTGGATCACATAACTGCAACCTGCCCCTCTGTTCTGAAGGAGCTCCTCGCTAAGTTTGCATCTTAA
- the LOC127785616 gene encoding BTB/POZ and MATH domain-containing protein 3-like has translation MSFAGVSLVRDGRLQSPSSSAITSGATSGYYLLVVEGYSRTKDTVPNGDFIRSRPFRVGGYRWVIDYYPNGESSDDADSISVSLQLDQDSERPFMAHYEFSFIDETERQKSTHICSEALFDFSDDNRWGYTNFIRREELEKSKHLKDDCFTIRCDIILKKDGSNTTAADVAAPLVAVPPSDMHRQFTDLLLTKVGADVTFQVGGETFAAHRCVLAARSTVFMAELFGPMKEGATTASVIHISEMVPEAFKAMLAFIYNDTPPPETEEDEDGKVAMWQHLLVAADRYDLPRLKLICEEKLCGHIGVGTATTILLLADKHHCRGLKEACLEFLSSPANLEEVMEHGGLEDVVGTCPSVLVELIAKLALLRTQV, from the coding sequence ATGTCTTTCGCCGGCGTGTCTCTCGTCCGCGACGGGAGGCTGCAGTCGCCTTCGTCGTCAGCCATCACCTCCGGCGCCACCAGCGGGTACTACCTCCTCGTGGTCGAAGGCTACTCGCGAACCAAGGACACCGTCCCCAATGGCGACTTCATTAGGTCTCGTCCTTTCAGGGTTGGAGGCTATCGCTGGGTTATCGACTACTACCCCAATGGCGAAAGTTCGGATGATGCCGATTCCATCTCAGTTTCTCTTCAGCTTGATCAGGATAGTGAACGGCCTTTCATGGCGCATTACGAGTTTAGTTTCATCGACGAAACTGAGAGACAAAAGTCCACACATATTTGTTCGGAAGCATTATTCGACTTCTCTGATGACAATCGTTGGGGCTACACCAATTTCATTAGAAGGGAGGAGTTAGAAAAATCAAAGCATCTCAAGGATGATTGTTTCACCATCAGGTGTGACATCATCCTGAAGAAGGACGGCAGcaacaccaccgccgccgacgtggcggCGCCGCTCGTCGCGGTGCCACCGTCCGACATGCACCGGCAGTTCACCGATCTGCTCCTGACCAAGGTCGGCGCCGACGTGACGTTCCAGGTCGGCGGCGAGACGTTCGCCGCGCACCGGTGCGTGCTCGCGGCGCGGTCCACCGTCTTCATGGCGGAGCTCTTTGGCCCCATGAAGGAGGGCGCAACGACAGCAAGCGTCATACATATCAGCGAAATGGTGCCCGAAGCATTCAAGGCCATGCTTGCATTCATCTACAACGACaccccgccgccggagacggaggaagacgaagacggcAAGGTCGCCATGTGGCAGCACCTGCTCGTCGCGGCGGACAGGTACGATCTCCCGAGGCTGAAGCTGATATGCGAGGAGAAGCTGTGCGGCCACATCGGCGTCGGCACGGCGACCACCATCCTCTTGCTGGCCGACAAGCACCATTGCCGCGGGCTGAAGGAGGCGTGCCTGGAGTTCCTCAGCTCTCCTGCGAACCTGGAAGAAGTAATGGAGCATGGCGGATTGGAGGACGTCGTGGGAACATGCCCGTCAGTTCTCGTGGAGCTCATTGCGAAGCTTGCTCTGCTCAGGACTCAGGTTTGA
- the LOC127785881 gene encoding uncharacterized protein LOC127785881 — protein MASTAGGCKHSRSASAIVAGAASGYHLLKIDGYSRIKGLPTGEALKSCAFTVGGYRWRIHCYPNGSKSDYSDFISLFLHLDDGQVTKQVKAQYLFRFLDELDDKPPPSLTSEQVRVFGSGGWGETKFIKREALEKSEHLKKDSFTVRCDIIVTTGFRAEEETAEAQRPRKANFVSVPPSDLQRHLGDLLHNEKGADVVFEAGGETFAAHRCVLAARSPVFSAELFGSMKESDAAGVIRIDDMEAQVFKALLRFVYTDSLPETEEEEQDTMAQHLVVAADRYAMERLKLICEDMLCKYIDVGTVTTILTLAEQHHCEGLKKACFDFLSSAVNLKAVAAGDGIEDLSKSCPSLMKELIAMLGNFVPVAMRPEETQACVLEHAAMVVIGEDEHGLHRLLAYVVVHLLLAQKLQPLQIVSVRGYDQLLQPCKLFVFLVRLSTIVVVVVVVVRARLLFSAVVLSLGQLVRVDEAKESPEQIGVHVVDPHDARRRAFFRGAEELSVEHLGPGREHAPVRGERLAADLERHVGAKLRVQEAAEALHRAGHRRSRRGGGRATGAGAGVDDHDVAPDREAVVDEIPRPLQRLPPHEPPDVPRAAVAGELTHLGRAQPRRLMLRDLVGEAELELGIHGLRRHGAIAAVTIKNEVEGDVARDATSSYTGTVHHIDRYFAVVAVYVMSFAGVSFISDGETTPCSSPANNGAAAGSTYGYHLLVISNYSHTKETISTGDSIESGQFMLGGHTWHAEYCPNGDDSTNSDCVSFWLVRDDDDDDDDDGDDAVKVQPLKVKFEFSFAEQAAKHEARRVLVSMACDFSGTSGWCDTRFVRREVLERSRYLVDDCFTVRCDIVILAGAAAAPPPSSSLFGAVESFGRLLGREEGADVTFEVGGETFAAHRCVLAARSKVFEAELFGPMREGAAASVVRIEDMDAEVFRGLLSFIYTDVLPDQGDLGDEAHEWHDDDDDDDDDVDDEREEEIATWLQKLTVAADRYDLQRLKLLCEEGMYDYISERTVESMLILAEHHHCRVLKDACLDFLSSHGNLRKVMEPDGGYGLDHVIENFPSLTKELIGNFAIVMSNISDSSNVSNVRRRSLVEREVGGEEADVDGWL, from the exons ATGGCGTCCACCGCTGGCGGCTGTAAGCATTCGCGTTCCGCCTCCGCCATCGTCGCAGGCGCCGCGAGCGGGTACCATCTCCTCAAGATCGACGGCTACTCGCGCATCAAGGGCCTACCCACCGGCGAGGCCCTCAAATCTTGCGCCTTCACCGTGGGGGGATATCGCTGGCGCATCCATTGCTACCCCAACGGCAGCAAATCAGATTACTCGGATTTCATATCCCTGTTTCTTCATCTCGACGACGGACAAGTCACCAAGCAGGTGAAAGCGCAGTACCTATTTCGTTTCTTGGACGAGTTGGATGACAAGCCGCCGCCTTCTCTTACCTCAGAGCAAGTACGCGTCTTCGGTAGCGGCGGTTGGGGGGAAACAAAGTTCATCAAGCGGGAAGCATTGGAGAAATCGGAGCATCTGAAGAAAGATTCTTTCACCGTGCGGTGCGACATCATCGTCACCACCGGGTTCCgtgcggaggaggagacggccgAGGCGCAAAGACCACGGAAGGCGAACTTCGTCTCCGTGCCTCCGTCCGATCTGCAGCGGCATCTGGGGGATCTTCTCCACAACGAGAAGGGCGCCGACGTGGTgttcgaggccggcggcgagactTTCGCCGCTCACCGGTGCGTGCTCGCGGCGCGGTCACCGGTCTTCAGCGCGGAGCTGTTTGGCTCGATGAAGGAGAGCGACGCCGCGGGTGTCATCCGCATCGACGACATGGAGGCTCAGGTGTTCAAGGCGCTGCTCCGCTTCGTGTACACCGACTCGCTTCCGGAgacggaagaggaggagcaagACACCATGGCTCAGCATCTGGTCGTCGCGGCGGACAGGTACGCCATGGAGAGGCTCAAGCTCATCTGCGAGGACATGCTGTGCAAGTACATTGATGTGGGCACGGTGACGACCATCCTGACGCTGGCTGAGCAACACCACTGCGAAGGGCTAAAGAAGGCATGCTTTGATTTCCTCAGCTCCGCGGTGAATCTGAAAGCAGTTGCTGCTGGCGACGGCATCGAGGATCTGAGTAAAAGCTGCCCATCTCTTATGAAGGAGTTGATTGCCATGCTCGGTAACTTTGTTCCG GTTGCCATGAGACCCGAGGAAACCCAAGCATGCGTCCTTGAGCACGCGGCAATGGTGGTGATCGGCGAGGATGAGCATGGCCTCCACCGTCTTCTCGCCTATGTGGTCGTACATCTCCTCCTCGCACAGAAGCTTCAGCCTCTGCAGATCGTATCTGTCCGCGGCTACGATCAATTGCTGCAGCCATGTAAATTGTTTGTGTTTTTGGTCCGATTGAGCaccattgtcgtcgtcgtcgtcgtcgtcgtcagagcTCGTCTCCTTTTCTCCGCCGTGGTCCTCTCTCTCGGGCAACTCGTCCGTGTAGATGAAGCTAAGGAGTCCCCTGAACAAATCGGCGTCCATGTCGTCGATCCGCACgacgctcgccgccgtgcctTCTTTCGTGGGGCCGAAGAGCTCAGCGTCGAACACCTTGGACCGGGCCGCGAGCACGCACCGGTGCGCGGCGAACgtctcgccgccgacctcgaacgccacgtcggcgccaagCTTCGTGTCCAGGAGGCGGCCGAagctctccaccgcgccggccaTCGAAGgagccgccgtggcggcggccgcgccaccggcgccggcgccggcgtggacGACCATGATGTCGCGCCTGACCGTGAAGCAGTCGTCGACGAGATACCTCGACCGCTCCAGCGCCTCCCTCCGCACGAACCGCCCGACGTGCCACGCGCTGCAGTCGCGGGAGAACTCACACACCTTGGTCGCGCGCAGCCGCGTCGCCTGATGCTTCGCGACCTGGTCGGCGAAGCTGAACTCGAACTTGGCATTCACGggctccgccgccacggcgccatcgccgccgtcacaATCAAGAACGAGGTGGAAGGAGACGTAGCCCGAGATG CTACAAGTTCATATACGGGTACGGTCCATCATATCGACCGATacttcgccgtcgtcgccgtataTGTCATGTCCTTCGCCGGCGTCTCTTTCATATCGGACGGCGAGACGACGCCGTGTTCTTCTCCGGCCAacaatggcgccgccgccggcagcacgTACGGGTATCACCTTCTTGTTATCAGCAACTACTCTCACACCAAGGAAACCATCTCCACTGGCGACTCCATCGAGTCCGGCCAGTTCATGCTAGGAGGCCACACTTGGCACGCCGAGTACTGCCCCAATGGCGACGACTCGACCAACTCCGACTGCGTGTCCTTCTGGCTCGTCcgtgacgacgatgacgacgacgacgacgatggcgacgacgccGTGAAGGTGCAGCCGCTGAAGGTCAAGTTCGAGTTCAGCTTCGCCGAGCAGGCGGCCAAGCACGAGGCGAGGCGCGTGCTCGTGTCCATGGCGTGCGACTTCTCCGGCACCTCCGGCTGGTGCGACACGCGGTTCGTGCGGAGGGAGGTGTTGGAGCGGTCGAGGTATCTCGTGGATGACTGCTTCACGGTCAGGTGCGACATCGtcatcctcgccggcgccgccgccgctcctcctccgtcatCGTCGTTGTTCGGCGCGGTGGAGAGCTTCGGGCGCCTCCTCGGCAGGGAGGAGGGCGCCGACGTGACGttcgaggtcggcggcgagacGTTCGCCGCGCACCGGTGCGTGCTCGCGGCGCGGTCCAAGGTGTTCGAGGCGGAGCTCTTCGGCCCCATGAGAgaaggcgcggcggcgagcgtcgTGCGGATCGAGGACATGGACGCCGAGGTGTTCCGTGGACTGCTTAGCTTCATCTACACCGACGTGCTGCCCGACCAAGGAGACCTCGGCGACGAAGCGCACGAgtggcacgacgacgacgacgacgacgacgacgacgtcgacgacgagagggaggaggagattgcGACATGGCTGCAGAAACTGACCGTAGCCGCGGACAGATACGATCTCCAGAGGCTGAAGCTGCTGTGCGAGGAGGGGATGTACGACTACATTAGCGAGAGGACGGTGGAGAGCATGCTCATCCTAGCGGAGCACCACCATTGCCGCGTGCTCAAGGACGCGTGCTTGGATTTCCTATCATCTCATGGGAATTTGCGCAAGGTGATGGAACCTGACGGCGGCTATGGCTTGGATCACGTGATCGAGAACTTCCCCTCTCTTACTAAGGAGCTCATCGGCAATTTTGCAATCGTGATGTCAAACATTTCTGACAGTTCAAATGTTTCTAACGTTCGTAGACGTAGCCTCGTTGAACGGGAGGTAGGGGGTGAGGAGGCCGATGTCGACGGGTGGCTGTAG